The proteins below are encoded in one region of Desulfovibrio sp. JC022:
- a CDS encoding flagellin has product MSLVINNNTVANATARHLNDSYSALSSSTEKMSSGLRINSAADDAAGLAVRELMRSDISTLQQGVRNANDGISMIQTADGALGVVDEKLIRMKELAEQAATGTYTSSQRALIDQEYQAMASEITRIASATDFNGIHLLNGNVSGDNAVTIHFGTGNDSAEDKYDVEIGTCTASALGVGNNSAVNAGYTVSTQEAAQQSLEALDNAITSKDKIRANLGALENRLEATISNLEIQGENLQSAESQISDVDVATEMTNYSKQQIITQSAVSMLAQANSLPQMALSLIG; this is encoded by the coding sequence ATGTCTTTAGTAATCAATAACAATACCGTTGCAAACGCGACTGCAAGGCATCTTAACGATTCCTACAGTGCACTCAGTTCTTCTACTGAGAAGATGTCTTCAGGTTTGCGTATTAATTCTGCTGCGGATGATGCCGCAGGGCTGGCAGTTCGCGAACTTATGCGTTCGGATATCTCCACCCTGCAACAGGGTGTGCGAAATGCCAATGACGGTATTTCCATGATCCAGACCGCCGACGGTGCCCTCGGAGTTGTGGATGAAAAGCTCATCCGCATGAAGGAACTGGCAGAGCAGGCTGCAACCGGTACTTACACCTCATCTCAGCGTGCCCTGATTGACCAGGAATATCAGGCCATGGCTTCCGAGATTACCCGAATTGCAAGTGCTACCGATTTCAACGGTATTCACCTGCTTAATGGTAATGTTTCCGGTGATAACGCTGTTACCATCCATTTTGGAACCGGTAACGACAGCGCGGAAGACAAGTACGACGTTGAGATTGGTACCTGCACCGCATCAGCTCTCGGGGTCGGTAACAACAGTGCTGTAAATGCCGGTTACACGGTATCCACTCAGGAAGCAGCTCAGCAGTCACTCGAAGCTTTGGACAATGCCATTACTTCCAAGGATAAGATCAGGGCTAACCTTGGTGCTCTTGAGAACAGACTTGAAGCCACAATTTCAAACCTCGAGATTCAGGGCGAAAACCTGCAATCCGCTGAGTCCCAGATCTCGGACGTTGACGTGGCAACCGAGATGACCAACTATTCCAAGCAGCAGATTATTACCCAGTCCGCTGTTTCCATGCTGGCACAGGCTAACTCCCTGCCTCAGATGGCCCTGTCGCTCATCGGTTAA
- a CDS encoding ATP-binding protein — MKKYRNSIGRKVGLAILGTTIAAVVISMTLNIASFFHSFRQGTIKKATSLTQVLSTSVAPALDFDDRDSATEVLESLTLVGNSVGATIFTPDGQVFAGFGTQAKKLPANKTEIIEDFNRYRIIQEIRSGDELLGYIVLDGCFTDQLDWFFQNLATSGLILVTVLTTCFLATSFIRKKLTQPIGQLTDTVREISESKDYTRRVSYRSDDEIGYLVTEFNSMLAKIDKRDQWLNSHREMLENIVSQRTKQLRSKQAELEKKNKLLVQQIHERRTAEMIRDEVERINRHDLKSSLNLVIGYPELLLNSETPLAEDQRKYIKRIASAGYRMLDMIQFHLDMFKMEQGIYRLKTMRVDLVDLMTSLEEEMALLLNQSGVKLSIMLDGKEIEGVEELFLTGEGMLLRTMFRNLIKNAVEASKEGDTVTIAINSGPPVSISVMNTLAVPEEIRERFFDKYVTLGKEDGTGLGTYSAKLIAETHKATITMHSAEATGTKVTASFMDENSAA; from the coding sequence ATGAAAAAATACCGGAACAGCATCGGGCGCAAAGTAGGCCTTGCGATTCTGGGTACGACCATTGCCGCAGTGGTGATCTCCATGACCCTTAATATCGCGTCTTTTTTCCATTCCTTCAGGCAGGGCACCATTAAAAAAGCAACCTCGCTGACGCAGGTGCTGAGTACTTCAGTTGCCCCGGCCCTTGATTTTGATGACCGGGATTCAGCAACAGAGGTGTTGGAATCGCTTACCCTTGTAGGCAACTCAGTGGGCGCGACAATCTTTACCCCGGACGGGCAGGTTTTCGCAGGATTCGGAACACAGGCAAAAAAACTTCCTGCAAATAAAACGGAAATAATTGAAGACTTCAACCGCTACCGCATAATTCAGGAAATCCGCTCCGGTGATGAATTGCTGGGCTATATTGTCCTTGACGGCTGCTTCACCGACCAGTTGGACTGGTTCTTCCAAAATCTGGCAACTTCCGGGCTTATTCTGGTCACAGTTTTAACTACTTGTTTTCTGGCCACCAGTTTTATCCGTAAAAAACTAACCCAACCTATCGGTCAATTAACCGATACAGTACGAGAAATTTCAGAAAGTAAAGACTACACCCGCCGGGTATCCTACCGCAGTGATGATGAAATCGGCTATCTGGTTACTGAATTCAACTCCATGCTGGCCAAGATCGACAAGCGGGACCAGTGGCTAAACAGCCATAGGGAAATGCTGGAAAACATTGTGTCGCAGCGCACCAAGCAGTTACGATCAAAACAAGCTGAACTGGAAAAGAAAAATAAACTGCTGGTGCAGCAGATCCATGAAAGACGCACGGCAGAAATGATTCGCGACGAGGTAGAACGTATCAACAGGCACGACCTTAAATCCTCGCTGAACCTTGTCATCGGTTACCCGGAACTTTTGCTCAACAGCGAAACCCCGCTAGCAGAAGATCAGCGCAAATATATTAAGCGTATCGCTTCGGCTGGCTACCGCATGCTGGACATGATCCAATTTCATCTGGACATGTTCAAGATGGAACAGGGGATCTACCGTTTGAAAACCATGCGTGTGGATCTGGTGGACCTGATGACCTCACTGGAAGAAGAAATGGCCCTGCTGCTAAACCAGTCCGGGGTAAAACTTTCCATCATGCTGGACGGCAAGGAAATTGAAGGGGTGGAAGAATTGTTCCTGACCGGGGAAGGAATGCTCCTGCGCACAATGTTCCGCAATCTGATCAAAAATGCTGTGGAAGCCTCCAAAGAAGGTGACACTGTAACCATCGCCATCAACAGTGGTCCGCCCGTTTCAATCAGCGTTATGAACACCCTTGCGGTTCCAGAAGAAATCAGGGAAAGATTTTTCGACAAGTACGTTACCCTCGGAAAAGAGGACGGAACCGGACTTGGCACATACTCCGCCAAACTCATTGCCGAAACCCACAAGGCAACGATAACAATGCACTCAGCTGAAGCCACCGGGACAAAAGTCACAGCCAGTTTTATGGATGAAAACAGCGCGGCCTGA
- a CDS encoding YfiR family protein, translating into MGLLKIHKIMAITVAALFMVCSMPELPAHARAKNGHQRRIKVTQPQLQALFIKKITKYVLGPDKRRVTAERPVTVATIAPKKLSRFFRKPDKFKLVRWPDEESKVLFVDVDNPRIIAAVLKKVKGKPILTIGQSPDFLRLGGMINLVESGSRFKLQVNICAARKAGLTISSKLLKLSEIYCGDTPQ; encoded by the coding sequence ATGGGACTTCTAAAAATCCATAAAATTATGGCAATTACAGTTGCCGCCCTTTTTATGGTATGTTCCATGCCGGAGTTGCCCGCCCACGCCCGTGCTAAAAACGGACATCAGCGCAGGATCAAGGTAACCCAGCCGCAATTGCAGGCCCTGTTTATCAAAAAAATCACCAAATATGTGCTCGGTCCCGACAAACGCAGAGTTACTGCCGAACGCCCGGTAACCGTAGCCACTATCGCCCCGAAAAAACTTTCCCGTTTCTTCCGGAAGCCGGACAAATTCAAGCTGGTTCGCTGGCCTGACGAAGAAAGCAAAGTCCTTTTCGTCGATGTGGACAACCCGCGTATTATTGCCGCTGTACTAAAAAAAGTAAAAGGCAAACCGATCCTGACCATCGGGCAAAGCCCCGACTTCCTGCGGTTAGGCGGGATGATCAACCTTGTGGAATCCGGTTCGCGCTTTAAGTTGCAGGTCAACATCTGCGCCGCGCGCAAGGCAGGGCTGACCATCAGTTCTAAATTGCTGAAACTCTCTGAAATATATTGCGGAGACACCCCCCAATGA
- a CDS encoding TonB-dependent siderophore receptor, which translates to MIRLRLAVVALSLFILAMVAGAAPSFAEDKDVSAELENLDLEDLLQVEMVSPSERKQSLENIAGSYTILTEEDIRRSGARSVPEALRTVPGVVVTRTDTDKWAIGVRGFSGTFNSKQLILVDNRPITSPYFHGVIWSSQNLPIQMVKRIEIIRGPWTSLWGSESFNGVINVITKSAAEMQGNQSVTTAGTDGVSQFIRKGGHISENATIAVYAKGGYEPGTNYRIRGRTEKGSTDWTTGSGGFRADWLNAYTDQFSLQGQLAGSSITEHSPPGNPFSANKDKSDYSGYTQILWDRKTGARSGMQFRSSYTRTEITVADMENMSNTVDAEFIYSNEQFEDHLLTFGVGGKYFWDDFKQGEKVQVSNDSIYRLDFSGFAKDRITLIDEKLFLTLGLKLDYSGDSSLAPQPTARLLYMEDDEEYWVAYSYANRKPGYWLRDGSYRIRVRDKEYTMDFSDDLDNEKLNSFEAGYRKLFSETLKLDVSLYMNSYDQMVTFSFDDDTSTATPISGLSGLSYGTEIAFDWQPYSFLILRPSIDISNQDFQKVPDGIPGFSPPLNTPLYNLKLQALIELAKNWELGLFTSYLNSMDDKDLSTGFGFDARLAWQARKNLSLELIGNNLLTSADESNFSPVEPSCTLRLTWDF; encoded by the coding sequence ATGATCCGACTGCGGCTGGCAGTTGTTGCCCTCTCTCTCTTTATTCTGGCCATGGTGGCCGGAGCCGCACCAAGTTTCGCAGAAGACAAGGATGTCTCTGCTGAACTGGAAAATCTTGACCTTGAAGACCTGTTGCAGGTCGAAATGGTCTCCCCTTCCGAACGCAAGCAATCCCTCGAAAATATAGCCGGTTCATACACCATCCTGACCGAAGAAGACATCAGACGCAGCGGAGCCAGATCGGTTCCGGAAGCACTGCGCACGGTTCCCGGCGTGGTCGTTACCCGTACCGACACAGACAAATGGGCCATCGGAGTCAGGGGATTTTCAGGCACATTCAACAGCAAACAACTCATTCTGGTAGACAACCGCCCGATCACATCCCCATATTTCCACGGGGTTATCTGGTCCAGCCAGAACCTGCCCATCCAGATGGTCAAGCGGATTGAAATTATCCGCGGACCATGGACCAGCCTTTGGGGCTCGGAATCATTCAATGGGGTAATCAATGTAATTACCAAGTCAGCTGCTGAAATGCAGGGAAACCAAAGCGTTACCACAGCCGGTACTGACGGGGTAAGCCAATTCATCCGCAAAGGCGGACATATTTCCGAAAACGCAACTATAGCCGTATACGCCAAAGGCGGATATGAACCGGGCACGAATTACCGTATCCGAGGACGCACCGAAAAAGGCTCTACCGACTGGACAACCGGAAGCGGTGGATTTCGAGCCGACTGGCTCAACGCATATACCGACCAATTCTCGCTGCAAGGCCAGCTTGCAGGTTCATCAATTACGGAACACTCCCCTCCGGGCAACCCCTTTTCAGCCAATAAGGATAAGAGTGATTACAGCGGCTATACCCAGATTCTATGGGACAGAAAAACCGGGGCCCGCTCCGGTATGCAGTTCCGTAGTTCCTACACCCGGACTGAAATTACTGTCGCCGATATGGAAAACATGTCCAACACAGTTGACGCGGAATTCATATATTCCAACGAACAATTTGAGGACCATTTGCTGACCTTCGGGGTCGGAGGAAAATATTTCTGGGACGACTTTAAGCAAGGCGAAAAAGTACAAGTTTCAAACGATAGTATATACAGGCTGGATTTCAGTGGATTTGCTAAAGACCGCATTACCCTCATTGATGAAAAACTTTTCCTGACCCTCGGCCTAAAACTGGATTATTCCGGTGATTCCAGCTTAGCCCCCCAACCCACGGCCCGGCTTCTGTATATGGAAGATGACGAAGAATACTGGGTGGCATATTCATACGCTAACCGCAAACCGGGTTACTGGCTGCGCGACGGAAGCTACCGAATCAGGGTAAGGGACAAAGAATACACAATGGATTTCAGCGACGACCTTGATAATGAGAAGTTGAATTCCTTTGAAGCCGGGTACCGCAAACTCTTCAGCGAAACCCTGAAGCTGGATGTCTCCCTGTACATGAACAGCTATGACCAGATGGTCACCTTCAGTTTTGACGACGACACTAGTACTGCTACCCCGATAAGTGGACTGAGTGGTCTTTCCTATGGAACTGAAATAGCATTTGACTGGCAGCCATATTCATTCCTGATCCTGCGTCCTTCCATTGATATTTCCAATCAGGACTTTCAAAAAGTTCCGGACGGAATTCCCGGATTTTCACCGCCGCTGAACACCCCGCTCTACAACCTCAAGCTACAGGCCTTAATAGAACTGGCTAAGAATTGGGAATTGGGCCTATTCACATCATATTTGAACAGCATGGACGACAAAGACCTTTCCACCGGATTCGGTTTTGATGCCCGTCTGGCGTGGCAGGCCCGTAAAAATTTATCCCTTGAACTAATCGGTAATAACCTGCTGACCTCTGCCGATGAAAGTAATTTCTCCCCTGTGGAACCATCCTGCACGCTGAGGTTGACATGGGACTTCTAA
- a CDS encoding DUF805 domain-containing protein, which yields MKKYIAILKQFNDFHGKASREEFIHFAVIHFAILGVFLLLGFAVDHPFFAKVVDTVSGLFVIGTMLPCIALIVRRFNSIKQPD from the coding sequence ATGAAAAAATATATAGCGATCCTTAAGCAGTTTAATGATTTTCATGGAAAGGCCAGCCGTGAAGAGTTTATCCACTTTGCCGTGATTCATTTTGCAATCCTCGGCGTGTTTCTTCTTCTTGGTTTTGCTGTTGACCATCCTTTTTTTGCAAAGGTTGTCGATACTGTCAGCGGACTTTTTGTTATTGGAACCATGCTTCCATGTATCGCCCTGATTGTGCGCAGATTTAACAGCATCAAGCAGCCTGACTAA
- a CDS encoding response regulator transcription factor, with the protein MNKILLIDDDPEMGELLSTYLDGEGYSLHHKCTAKEGLKSFGSGEYDLVLLDIVLPDISGLNVLEKIRLDSTIPVIMLTGKGDEVDRVVGLEMGADDYICKPFPLRELLARMRASLRRSTMTPQSASIIPTSRGKLKVGELDINLDSHSILVKGIETHFTAAEFSIVEHLASSCGKLIERDELMEIALGRSADFDDYVLNVHMSNLRRKIGDSVSIKTIRGRGYMMTSRTQAEA; encoded by the coding sequence ATGAACAAGATACTTCTTATCGACGACGACCCGGAGATGGGGGAACTTTTATCCACCTATCTGGACGGCGAAGGTTACAGCCTGCACCACAAATGCACTGCAAAGGAAGGGCTCAAATCATTCGGCAGCGGGGAATACGACCTTGTCCTGCTGGATATTGTCCTGCCTGACATCAGCGGGCTGAATGTGCTGGAAAAAATCCGGCTGGACTCAACAATCCCGGTAATAATGCTCACCGGCAAGGGAGACGAGGTTGACAGGGTTGTCGGTCTTGAGATGGGTGCTGACGACTACATCTGCAAACCCTTCCCTTTGCGGGAACTGCTGGCCCGCATGCGCGCTTCCCTGCGTCGCTCCACCATGACGCCGCAATCAGCAAGCATCATCCCCACTTCACGGGGAAAACTCAAAGTCGGCGAATTGGACATCAACCTTGATTCCCATTCCATTCTGGTCAAAGGAATCGAAACCCACTTCACTGCCGCAGAATTCAGCATTGTCGAACATCTGGCTTCCAGTTGCGGAAAACTCATCGAACGTGATGAACTTATGGAAATAGCTCTCGGCAGAAGTGCCGACTTTGACGATTATGTACTTAATGTACACATGAGTAACCTGCGCCGTAAGATCGGCGACTCCGTTTCCATCAAGACCATCCGCGGACGCGGCTACATGATGACTTCGAGGACTCAGGCCGAAGCATGA
- a CDS encoding glycosyltransferase family 2 protein: MSSANLRLSVIIACSRPAALIRCLEAFDALDSEVEFEVLCAGDVAGVDFKTDKYDFKLIPCVETHANVRRNVAFEQSRGDIIAFMDDDAYPREGWLEAAVARH; the protein is encoded by the coding sequence ATGAGTTCAGCCAACCTTCGTTTGAGTGTAATTATTGCTTGTTCCCGGCCCGCGGCCCTGATCCGCTGTCTTGAAGCTTTTGATGCGCTTGATAGCGAAGTTGAATTTGAAGTGCTTTGTGCGGGGGATGTTGCCGGTGTGGATTTTAAAACTGATAAGTATGATTTTAAGCTGATTCCCTGCGTCGAGACCCACGCCAATGTGCGTCGTAATGTTGCTTTTGAGCAATCCCGGGGAGATATTATTGCGTTTATGGATGACGATGCATACCCCCGTGAAGGCTGGCTTGAGGCCGCTGTAGCAAGGCATTAA
- a CDS encoding TrkA family potassium uptake protein, with protein sequence MKKGTCFFWAALLGYLATILLIYYFESANADSNIKTIFDAFWYSLVTLTTVGYGDLYPTSVAGKIISMTMVLGSIGILGYFIGRLTEHIQVLAERRKMGFDGTGFSNHVVIVGWNEFSEDVVTQLVHAGKKVCIVTDNKDHIDFIYESFSREQVFVIFSDMNCRECLKKANAAEAVSLMPNLGDDTRNLVFVLNAKKYHPHLSFVATIDNSELKETFTSAGVSFTICRNDISSKIVASYIFEPSVALFNEDLLSSASGNQDYDVQQYFIKEGSKYDGQSYGEIFEELRESFNVLTIGVSQDIGQGHELNKLPPFSLPVRAGDYLIVLTSGRNVDRLNELFGCSEGLYYAEQG encoded by the coding sequence ATGAAAAAGGGCACTTGTTTTTTCTGGGCGGCATTGCTTGGCTACCTCGCCACTATTCTGCTCATCTATTATTTTGAATCAGCCAATGCGGATTCCAACATCAAAACCATCTTTGATGCTTTCTGGTATTCGCTGGTCACCCTGACCACTGTGGGCTATGGGGATCTGTACCCTACGTCTGTTGCCGGGAAGATCATTTCCATGACCATGGTGCTGGGCAGCATCGGTATTCTAGGTTACTTTATCGGCAGGCTCACCGAACATATTCAGGTTTTGGCGGAGAGGCGTAAAATGGGTTTTGACGGAACAGGTTTTAGCAATCATGTGGTCATTGTCGGCTGGAACGAATTCTCGGAAGATGTTGTCACCCAATTGGTCCATGCCGGGAAAAAGGTCTGCATTGTTACTGACAATAAGGACCATATTGATTTTATTTACGAGAGTTTTTCACGGGAACAGGTCTTTGTGATTTTCTCGGATATGAATTGCCGGGAATGTCTGAAAAAAGCCAATGCCGCCGAGGCTGTCTCGCTCATGCCCAATCTGGGGGACGATACCCGCAATCTTGTTTTTGTGCTTAACGCCAAAAAATACCATCCCCATCTTTCTTTTGTGGCGACCATCGACAATTCCGAATTAAAGGAAACGTTCACCAGTGCCGGGGTCAGTTTCACCATCTGCCGTAATGACATTTCTTCAAAAATTGTAGCCAGCTACATCTTTGAGCCCAGTGTTGCCCTGTTTAATGAAGACCTGCTTTCCTCTGCTTCAGGTAATCAGGATTATGATGTGCAGCAGTATTTTATCAAGGAAGGCAGCAAATATGACGGGCAGAGTTACGGGGAAATTTTTGAAGAATTGCGCGAGTCTTTTAACGTGCTGACTATCGGGGTCAGTCAGGATATCGGGCAGGGGCATGAGCTGAACAAGCTGCCGCCGTTTTCCTTGCCGGTCCGGGCTGGGGATTATCTGATAGTTCTTACTTCAGGTCGTAATGTGGACCGTTTGAACGAACTGTTCGGCTGTTCCGAGGGTCTTTACTACGCTGAGCAGGGTTGA
- a CDS encoding LysE family transporter gives MMLLIHHAGCGASAKGRGFFRRSPAAYGCVLGVCMGLTFHVSLSVLGLAFVLKSNPFIYNALRYAGAAYLLYIGYRCFTDRGGLDLEASSECPAGTTFMQGVKDGLFCNLLNPKVTLFIISIFMQLVGPGAGLGEKAVYGSVIVLEAFFGWGLFVLFLNTAVVQRIYGGNIGLINKVTGAILILLGGLIFFTG, from the coding sequence ATGATGTTGCTTATCCATCATGCCGGATGCGGTGCCTCCGCTAAGGGGCGTGGTTTTTTTCGCAGATCTCCCGCTGCGTACGGTTGTGTTCTCGGGGTCTGCATGGGGCTTACCTTTCATGTCAGCCTTTCCGTATTGGGATTGGCCTTCGTACTCAAGAGTAATCCGTTTATCTACAATGCTCTTCGTTACGCCGGGGCAGCTTACCTTCTTTATATCGGCTACCGTTGTTTTACTGACCGTGGTGGACTGGACTTGGAAGCATCCTCTGAGTGTCCCGCCGGTACAACTTTCATGCAAGGCGTAAAGGACGGGCTTTTCTGTAACCTGCTTAATCCTAAAGTAACTCTGTTTATCATCAGCATCTTTATGCAGCTTGTAGGGCCGGGTGCCGGGTTGGGCGAGAAAGCTGTCTACGGCTCGGTTATTGTGCTGGAAGCTTTTTTCGGCTGGGGCTTGTTTGTGCTTTTTTTGAATACTGCGGTTGTGCAGCGTATTTATGGGGGCAATATAGGTCTTATTAATAAGGTTACCGGGGCTATTCTTATTCTGCTGGGCGGGCTGATCTTTTTTACCGGATAA
- a CDS encoding sigma-70 family RNA polymerase sigma factor produces MNTYIENKYDYISERDVNCFFVTNINYIKNVVNKFLFSKYVGATKSDVDEVCQEVALKILKNNYISKYSSKKSSLNTWLYIISRSVAVDYMRRNNRIYINVEELSDIPELEKDKVDFNLPEGLLSKRQDEVVRMIFWGDLKAVEVAKQLGITSRTVRCIKHQAIQKLRRHFSAVSERRVVS; encoded by the coding sequence ATGAATACTTACATTGAAAACAAATATGATTATATTTCTGAAAGAGATGTGAATTGTTTTTTTGTTACCAATATTAACTATATTAAAAATGTTGTTAATAAATTTTTATTCTCTAAGTATGTTGGTGCTACTAAAAGTGATGTGGATGAAGTTTGCCAAGAAGTAGCATTAAAGATTTTGAAAAATAATTATATATCTAAGTATTCCTCTAAGAAAAGCTCACTTAATACATGGCTATATATCATAAGCCGTTCTGTTGCTGTTGATTATATGAGAAGAAATAATCGTATATATATTAATGTAGAAGAGTTGAGTGATATTCCTGAATTAGAAAAAGATAAAGTTGATTTTAATCTTCCTGAAGGACTTTTGTCTAAACGTCAGGATGAAGTGGTCAGGATGATTTTCTGGGGAGATTTAAAGGCTGTTGAAGTAGCGAAACAGTTGGGGATCACCTCTCGTACTGTCCGCTGCATCAAGCATCAGGCAATTCAAAAATTACGCCGCCATTTTTCAGCGGTCAGTGAGAGGAGGGTCGTATCATGA
- a CDS encoding bacteriohemerythrin gives MNLSARLKLSVFALGFIPVVIGLILYVFCPDFSMGSASSTVLLVGIAASIVLTFFITYSISRNVISPIENLRDYAVDIQKGKANNECSGFYMHELEELKVAVCSMIDSLGEANKRAESLSDEAHKKAFEIEAALQTSRDKEEETQRLLSSMRKVADKAGDSSERIFSDISDLSDRIEKVSEGVEVQRDRMTETATAMEEMNSTVAEVARNASLAAGNADQSRENAATGAGGVNDAVDAIKKVEDEVLSLKQTMGQLGERAENIDRVINVINDIADQTNLLALNAAIEAARAGEAGRGFAVVADEVRKLAEKTMEATREVGDAITDIQEHAKTNVASVDRAAADIVAGTETAVESGKYMQEIVTIIESTSEQVESIATASEQQSATSEEINSAVSDVTHVAQETAEEMGEARQILLEVSSLVQELDGLIHGMAGGDLDAVAGDELVTWSDSAFSVNVRAIDVQHKKLVGMINGLHKAMRDRASDTVMKRLVEELKNYTVDHFSTEEKLFDRLGYPQTAEHKKLHGKFVNQVLEFEAALLSGKAKVTMDVMKFLKDWLIEHIQGEDMKYTSFLNSHGVK, from the coding sequence ATGAATTTATCTGCCCGCCTTAAACTTTCGGTTTTTGCTCTTGGTTTTATCCCTGTTGTTATCGGCTTGATTCTTTATGTTTTTTGTCCTGATTTTAGCATGGGGTCAGCGTCGTCAACGGTATTGCTTGTCGGTATTGCGGCCAGTATTGTACTGACCTTTTTTATTACTTACAGCATCAGCCGCAATGTTATCTCGCCTATTGAAAATTTAAGGGATTATGCTGTTGATATTCAGAAAGGGAAGGCTAACAACGAATGCTCCGGTTTTTACATGCATGAACTGGAGGAACTTAAAGTAGCAGTCTGTTCCATGATCGATAGTTTGGGAGAAGCCAACAAAAGAGCTGAGTCCCTTAGCGATGAGGCGCATAAAAAGGCCTTTGAGATTGAGGCTGCCTTGCAGACCAGCCGGGATAAGGAAGAAGAAACACAAAGGCTTCTATCCTCCATGCGTAAAGTTGCAGATAAGGCCGGAGATTCATCCGAACGTATTTTTTCAGATATCAGCGATTTGAGTGACCGGATAGAAAAGGTCAGCGAAGGTGTTGAGGTTCAGCGTGACCGTATGACCGAAACCGCCACCGCCATGGAAGAGATGAATTCCACTGTTGCCGAGGTAGCCAGGAACGCTTCCCTTGCTGCCGGCAATGCCGATCAGTCACGGGAAAATGCCGCCACCGGTGCAGGTGGTGTTAATGACGCTGTGGATGCCATTAAAAAGGTTGAAGACGAAGTTCTTTCCCTTAAGCAGACTATGGGGCAGCTTGGTGAGCGTGCTGAGAATATTGACCGGGTTATCAACGTCATTAATGATATTGCTGACCAGACCAACCTGCTGGCCTTGAACGCTGCCATTGAGGCTGCGAGGGCCGGGGAGGCCGGGCGAGGATTTGCCGTTGTTGCTGATGAAGTCCGCAAACTGGCTGAGAAAACCATGGAAGCGACCAGAGAAGTTGGCGACGCCATTACCGATATTCAGGAGCATGCCAAGACCAACGTAGCCTCTGTAGACCGTGCGGCAGCAGATATTGTTGCCGGTACTGAGACAGCGGTTGAGTCCGGTAAATACATGCAGGAAATTGTGACTATCATTGAGTCTACTTCCGAGCAGGTGGAATCCATTGCTACTGCTTCCGAACAGCAGTCTGCCACCAGTGAAGAGATCAACAGCGCGGTTTCAGACGTTACCCATGTAGCGCAGGAAACAGCAGAGGAAATGGGCGAGGCCCGTCAGATTTTATTGGAAGTTTCAAGCCTTGTTCAGGAACTGGACGGGCTGATCCACGGTATGGCCGGAGGCGACCTTGATGCTGTGGCCGGGGATGAACTTGTCACTTGGAGTGATTCAGCATTTTCCGTCAATGTCCGGGCCATTGATGTGCAGCATAAAAAACTGGTCGGCATGATCAACGGACTGCATAAGGCCATGCGTGACCGCGCTTCCGATACTGTGATGAAGCGTCTGGTGGAAGAGCTTAAAAATTACACCGTGGATCATTTCAGTACTGAGGAAAAGCTCTTTGATCGCCTCGGCTACCCGCAAACTGCCGAACACAAAAAACTGCACGGTAAATTCGTCAATCAGGTCCTTGAATTTGAAGCTGCATTGCTTAGCGGTAAGGCTAAGGTGACCATGGACGTTATGAAATTTCTCAAAGACTGGCTTATCGAGCATATTCAGGGCGAGGATATGAAATATACCTCATTCCTGAACAGTCATGGGGTCAAGTAG